The Lycium barbarum isolate Lr01 chromosome 9, ASM1917538v2, whole genome shotgun sequence genome has a segment encoding these proteins:
- the LOC132609395 gene encoding extensin-2-like, with the protein MGAPLHSQFLVFSSLILLLFSFNVQLTLAMSTITAMAKDQISCTMCSSCDNPCQPILSPPPPSPPPPSPPPPASSGYNCPPPPSPPSSCTEGCSLPPPSQPTFPPPNNGGGSGGGGDSNYYYPPMDPSLYSAPPPPNPIVPYFPFYYYNPPPSNTAISKSVQFKNHHPLIILSVVIFLFL; encoded by the coding sequence ATGGGGGCTCCCTTGCATTCTCAATTTCTAGTTTTCAGCAGTCTCATTTTGCTTCTTTTTTCATTCAATGTCCAATTAACTCTTGCCATGTCGACAATCACAGCTATGGCCAAAGATCAAATATCATGCACAATGTGCTCCTCATGTGACAACCCATGTCAGCCCATtttatcaccaccaccaccatcacctCCGCCGCCTTCTCCACCTCCACCTGCATCATCAGGTTATAATTGTCCACCACCACCATCACCGCCAAGCTCCTGCACGGAAGGCTGCTCACTCCCTCCACCTTCACAGCCTACTTTTCCACCGCCTAATAATGGCGGTGGCAGTGGTGGTGGCGGTGATAGTAATTACTACTATCCTCCGATGGACCCTTCTTTATACTCAGCCCCTCCACCTCCAAACCCCATTGTACCGTATTTCCCTTTCTATTATTACAACCCTCCTCCATCTAATACAGCTATATCCAAATCAGTTCAATTCAAGAACCATCATCCTTTAATCATTCTTTCCGTGGTCATTTTCTTGTTTCTTTGA